The Kwoniella shandongensis chromosome 11, complete sequence genome has a segment encoding these proteins:
- a CDS encoding transcription initiation factor IIA subunit 2: protein MSAGQSYYEFYRGSSIGTALTDSLDELITQGDIPPQLAMRVLQQFDKSLTECLQKNVKHKTTVKGHLSTYRLCDDVWTFVVKDPQFKMEGIGSGAEVVTAPKVKIVACKSGDAPEGKKAGGKSNDYN from the exons ATGTCGGCCGGTCAGAGTTACTACGAGTTCTATCGAggttcgag TATCGGAACAGCTCTTACCGACTCTCTTGACGAACTGATCACACAAGGCGATATACCTCCTCAACTTGCTATGCGAGTTCTACAACAA TTCGACAAATCTCTCACTGAATGTTTACAAAAGAACGTAAAACATAAGACTACAGTCAAA GGCCATCTCTCAACGTATAGATTGTGTGACGACGTTTGGACTTTCGTAGTTAAAGATCCTCAATTCAAGATGGAAGGAATAGGATCAGG TGCCGAAGTCGTCACAGCTCCTAAAGTCAAGATCGTGGCTTGTAAGAGCGGAGATGCGccagaggggaagaaagcaGGTGGAAAGAGTAACGACTACAATTAG
- a CDS encoding ubiquitin-conjugating enzyme E2 8, with amino-acid sequence MKLLMSDYQVTLVNNKMSEFFVKFHGPVETPFAKGVWKIHVELPEQFPYKSPSIGFMNKIFHPNIDELSGSVCLDVINQTWSPMFELINIFEIFLPQLLRYPNPADPLNGEAAALLMRDPKAYAKKVESYVDRYATPEDADQAGEDDDDDEDEDDPRPLKRHNGHSGTNGDAKPNGNGHNNGNGKTEDDVDGEEDEDDEDDKMSDMGEFSDDDEEIMGKMDD; translated from the exons ATGAAGCT ACTCATGTCGGACTATCAAGTAACTTTGGTCAACAACAAGATGTCAGAATTCTTCGTCAAATTCCATGGTCCAGTTGAGA CACCTTTTGCCAAGGGCGTGTGGAAGATACACGTCGAACTTCCTGAGCAGTTCCCATACAAATCACCAAGTATCGGATTCATGAACAAGATCTTTCATCCTAATATCGATGAACT GAGTGGAAGTGTCTGCTTGGACGTCATCAACCAGACATGGTCACCGATGTTCG aactcatcaacatctttgaaatcttccttcctcaactGTTACGGTACCCCAATCCTGCTGATCCTCTCAATGGTGAAGCTGCAGCTCTCCTCATGCGAGATCCCAAAGCGTACGCGAAGAAAGTGGAGTCCTATGTCGATCGGTATGCGACTCCCGAGGATGCCGACCAAGcaggagaggacgacgatgacgacgaggacgaggacgatcctCGACCACTGAAGAGACATAATGGACATTCTGGGACCAACGGCGATGCCAAGCcgaatgggaatgggcaTAACAATGGGAACGGAAAGACAGAGGATGAcgtcgatggagaagaggacgaggacgatgaagacgataaGATGAGCGATATGGGAGAGTTcagcgatgacgacgaggagataaTGGGAAAGATGGACGATTAG